Within Anopheles nili chromosome 3, idAnoNiliSN_F5_01, whole genome shotgun sequence, the genomic segment CAAAGCGACTtaataaatgcaaataataTGCAGTAGCCGTGAACAAATGCATGCCGAGCATGGAGGACGGCCACACAGAAAGACATCGGAAGCGTGCAGCGTGGCATTTATTCGCAAACATGTGAGCCTGTCGGGTTGGGTGTGTTCGGTTGTGTCCACTAATAACACCGAATACAATCGTGTTAATCGCGAAACACCGATTAACACGTCGCCGGAGACACCGTTCATGGTCTCGCAGACGAAATGCACTGCTGAAGGTGTGCGTTGAGTTAAGGAATAGTCTGCAATAGCCTGCCCAATGCCAAGGTTAAACGTAGTTGGTATGATGCAATACGGTTACGCAAGTAATATCCTGCATTCGGAACTGGTTTGCCGTGTGACTTTTGCCAAATGCGGCACCGCGGGGAACAGCCACCGAACAGGGAAGTAGACACGCAACTTTCACCGCTGCGAACCGCAAGGTCAGCTTGATTGCTCTCATATACAAACCGCTTGCGGCGTGATAACCGTGCGATGGACCTACATTCGGTTAAAATTGATGCTGTCTCATCTCCGGACGTAGAGTTATCGGCAAAGATTCCGCTAATTAATCGATTACGacaattttattcaatattGCAAAATCAACTGATAAACATAGGACTTTTCACTGTAAGTCGAGCTCCACCAGCCGATAAGATACAAGTGTATGACTTCCTTTTCCTGACCACCTGCGGCCGTTATATAGGAATGATAGTAAAAGCAAGGTTTTGATTAATCGCTTCCACGAGGCCACGGCATATCCACGGTAGCATGTTCCGAATTACTGTCGACAATCGAATTTGATAACAAAGATATTTGACCGTATTCATCACCCCATGGGTAACATTTATACACTACAACCTACGTAGCAGCGGTCTTATCATATTCAGAATTTTACCTGCTAATCTTGACCTCTGTGGTTTGATAGCGGtgtcgtaaaacaaaaaaaaacgagtttcAATGGCCACCGGTAACATAATCTTTTGATAACAAATCAAATTGAAACCAATTTGAAGAACCGATAAATATATTAACGCCAGCAAGACTTAGCAATAGTTCCGCGGAGTGCGTTCGAGTGTGACAAGAGCTTTTTGACGGATACTTGCAAAACCATGAAgagtttgttcgtttgcctGTTGTTGGCTCTGGCTGGGCAAGTAAGTTAGAGAAAATGTTCCTCCAGCGTTCAGAACACCGTTGTTAAATGCGGTATTTTTGCAGTCCCTTGCTCAAAGCCAGGATGAGTTCGTGGAGTACCTGCTGGAGATCCAGTACCAGGCCGAAGCCATCCACCAGCTGATGGAGGGCACGTTCGATAATGTACGCTTCTCGATGAGCGACCAGCTGGTCGAGCTGAACCGCCAGTTGATTGAGCGTATGAACGATGCCCTGGAGGAGGTCGAGCAGATCCGCGAGGACACGGAAGATTTCGTTGGAGAATCGTCGGCTCCGGCTAGCTGTGTCAACGTGGCCACCGCCAACTGGGAAATCGAAATCGACTGGGTCGGACAGGCTCTGTCGCGTTGCGCCAGCCAGGCCAACATAGAGATCACCTCGCGCACTGCCGATGTTCATGCTGCTTTGGAAGCCGCTCAGGTGGCATCGACCGAACTGCAGAACATCGTCGTCCGTGGCTTCATTGACTGGAACGCCATCGACTACACCGAGCAGATCTCGGCAATCGTCGGCACTCAGATTCAGGACAGATACGAATACTTCACCAGAATCACTCAGCCCAACCTGGAACGCACTCTGCAGGAAGTCTTCGATCTCGATGACGAACTGCTGCCCGAGATTGTGACCTGCGTCAACCGTGGTGTGGAGCGTTTCAACAACTACGGCCGTGTCATCCGCGACACGCTGTTCTTCTGCGCGCAATAAGTCGCGAAATAGGAGTTCCTATTACTgttataattttccacccttcacAGATTAAAATAATACCTCAATTTAACTTAATCGAATGTAGTTTTTCTTGATCTGTTCTATATAAGTTCATGTTATATAGACGGAAAAAGgcatggatttaaaaaaaatattcatccaTTTTTGGTATGAATGCTGTTAGGGCATATCATGCTTACTGAAAGCTCGGCCTTTTCAGCATAACATATTTTGATTAAATCAACGGCAATACAATCGTCTACTAACTTTTGCAActgcaaacaacaaaagcCCAGGGACATTAAAACTGTCGCATATTTCTTAACAATTGTTTTAAAACTGcaggaaataaatattatctttgctttTTATCAGAAATATCTGAGCTTGCATGATATTGGACTTGGTAGAACCCTTATCAGCTGattatgtgtttgttttgtcgaaAACAGTTCCGCATTTTTGCATCGACGAGAATATGAAAGATGGAAAGaagaatcaatttaaaatcgtTCAAGCAATTACTACGACTTTAGTCGTGACTTTGCTGGCATTCATTTCTTAATGTGCAGTTCGCCACGTTATAACGCGTATCCTTGTGCCCTGAAGTTTCTTACTGAACTGAAAGAAGAACGAATGAAGCGTAGAGGACGACCTTTCTTGTTGATTTCAATTGCTGAAAATTGCACTGCCCTCGTTTGTGCAACCTTCACGCAGCCCTGTTTCCTGATTGAATCGTGAGTTTGATTTTCTCGAGCATTCGTTCCACCTTATCCCTTCTATTGTGGTTGTCTCACTCGCGCAAAAGGACGGGAGCAATATCGGTTGATTCTGGATTATCCATGTTTATTACATAAGCATTTTCATTCCGGAAGGTTATCATCCCATTGACGCAATATTCATCCTGTGCTTTTGTACAGATGTAGCGCTGTtctgtgcgtgcgtttgccaTTCATGGCTGCACGAGAGGGCGTAAAAGGTATTGTTTGGGAGCCTCTCGCTCGCATGACTTACCGCAAGGAAACCAGATAAGCATAAGGTACGCGAAGAAATTTGTCTCGTCATTAGTGGATTTCGTTGATAAGACATAATTATCTTAATACCCTTTTATATTGCTTTATTTATCGGCACAGCTCGGGCGGCCGATGCGTGTTGCTGGTACTATCTGCCAATAATGTTCGAATGATTAGACAAGCCGTCCACCTACCCTTACGTAGTTGACCACATCACAATCAATGGCGGGTGTTTCTTGCGATGGAGGCAGTTCGGCAGGACTCGAAGCAATGAGCCTGTTCCGAAAAGCGGGTATCGATAAAAGCGATTGAAGCAGAACAGAGCGAAGTGGAAGTTGCATCCGCCGTAATGTGTGGGAGcaagaaagcaagcaaaatcGGCGGTAGATGAGGGGATTAAATTAAGGGCGCAAATTGGTGGGTCAACGGAATTTGTAAAACAGCGCCACAATTGCTGTGGTCGCGATAAGGCATCGAGCGATCGTATCGGTCAGTTTTAAACGATATCCGGTCAGCGGTAAGGGCCTTTTAACTGAATCGGTCAACGTGGTTTTAGATTAGTTTGAAATCAGTCGCTCAAGGAGCTAGAACTAAGAGCTGAAAAGCAAATTAGTGCAAAGCGGTAATAATCATGAAGAGCTTGTTCGTGTGCCTGTTGTTGGCCCTAGCTGGTCAAGTGAGTGTCTCATGTCATGATCAGCAGTTAATAAAAGTAGGAGATCATAAGATTGTCGATTATTTTGCTCCGTGTAGACCCTCGCTCAAAGCCAGGATGAGTTCGTGGAGTACCTGCTGGAGATCCAGTACCAGGCCGAAGCCATCCACCAGCTGATGGAGGGCACGTTCGATAATGTACGCTTCTCGATGAGCGACCAGCTGGTCGAGCTGAACCGCCAGTTGATTGAGCGTATGAACGATGCCCTGGAGGAGGTCGAGCAGATCCGCGAGGACACGGAAGATTTCGTTGAAGAATCGTCGGCTCCGGCTAGCTGTGTCAACGTGGCCACCGCCAACTGGGAAATCGAAATCGACTGGGTCGGACAGGCTCTGTCGCGTTGCGCCAGCCAGGCCAACATAGAGATCACCTCGCGCACTGCCGATGTTCACGCTGCTTTGGAAGCCGCTCAGGTGGCATCGACTGAACTGCAGAACATCGTCGTCCGTGGCTTCATTGACTGGAACGCCATCGACTACACCGAGCAGATCTCGGCAATCGTCGGCACTCAGATTCAGGACAGATACGAATACTTCACCAGAATCACTCAGCCCAACCTGGAGCGCACTCTGCAGGAAGTCTTCGATCTCGATGACGAACTGCTGCCCGAGATTGTGACCTGCGTTAACCGTGGTGTGGAGCGTTTCAACAACTACGGCCGTGTCATCCGCGACACGCTGTTCTTCTGCGCGCAGTAATATTTGTTGACGCTTTTAGTCAGCTTAGCATTACACACCATCGTTTAAATATATAAACGAGAAGACTATCCACTCGTAAGCGGTTAATTTTCAGTTTTGTCTATCTAAATCATCTTCTTTCGCATTCAACTATCTCACTCAGTTGAGCACATGCCATTGACGTTCAACTAtagtttgtttcgtgttttatttcagAGAAGAGGCATTACtcaaaaactaaatcaaactatcaattgtatttgtgttttattttcagctATTATCTGCTTCCATCCATTGTGAAATTTGCAATAcctttattttccattcaatcaATGTCGTAGCTGTAACCATTTATGCATCGGATGAAAAATGTGACATGGCAGTTACAATCATCGTGTTGGCAGCCAGTAAATCAGCTGGTTTTGTTGACGCGTTCCATATTCGTTCACGTTTTTCG encodes:
- the LOC128727686 gene encoding uncharacterized protein LOC128727686, producing the protein MKSLFVCLLLALAGQTLAQSQDEFVEYLLEIQYQAEAIHQLMEGTFDNVRFSMSDQLVELNRQLIERMNDALEEVEQIREDTEDFVEESSAPASCVNVATANWEIEIDWVGQALSRCASQANIEITSRTADVHAALEAAQVASTELQNIVVRGFIDWNAIDYTEQISAIVGTQIQDRYEYFTRITQPNLERTLQEVFDLDDELLPEIVTCVNRGVERFNNYGRVIRDTLFFCAQ
- the LOC128727685 gene encoding uncharacterized protein LOC128727685, which encodes MKSLFVCLLLALAGQSLAQSQDEFVEYLLEIQYQAEAIHQLMEGTFDNVRFSMSDQLVELNRQLIERMNDALEEVEQIREDTEDFVGESSAPASCVNVATANWEIEIDWVGQALSRCASQANIEITSRTADVHAALEAAQVASTELQNIVVRGFIDWNAIDYTEQISAIVGTQIQDRYEYFTRITQPNLERTLQEVFDLDDELLPEIVTCVNRGVERFNNYGRVIRDTLFFCAQ